The Marivivens sp. LCG002 genome contains a region encoding:
- a CDS encoding NUDIX hydrolase: protein MLRPIRLAVRGIIMNENRLLLVNAWKGRTHLWCAPGGGAEPHQSLTANLKREIYEETGLGVMVGAPCLVNEFHDPGGDFHQVDIYFRCTLISGDPEGDWTDPEGVVSHRKWVTREELKTLRVKPDSLAAVAWEDPNAPPYDALEPILR, encoded by the coding sequence ATGCTTCGCCCGATCCGCCTTGCCGTCCGCGGCATCATCATGAACGAGAACCGTCTTCTTTTGGTTAACGCTTGGAAAGGCAGGACACATCTTTGGTGTGCCCCCGGTGGGGGCGCGGAACCCCATCAAAGCCTGACCGCGAACCTCAAGCGCGAGATTTACGAGGAAACGGGACTTGGCGTCATGGTCGGGGCACCCTGCCTCGTGAACGAATTCCACGATCCGGGCGGTGATTTCCATCAAGTGGACATCTATTTCCGCTGCACTTTGATTTCAGGCGACCCCGAAGGCGATTGGACCGATCCCGAAGGCGTTGTCTCGCATCGTAAATGGGTGACGCGCGAAGAGCTGAAAACGCTCCGCGTCAAACCCGACAGCCTTGCCGCTGTTGCGTGGGAAGACCCGAACGCCCCACCCTATGACGCGCTGGAGCCGATCCTGCGTTAA
- the groL gene encoding chaperonin GroEL (60 kDa chaperone family; promotes refolding of misfolded polypeptides especially under stressful conditions; forms two stacked rings of heptamers to form a barrel-shaped 14mer; ends can be capped by GroES; misfolded proteins enter the barrel where they are refolded when GroES binds): protein MAAKDVKFGTDARNRMLKGVNILADAVKVTLGPKGRNVVLDKSFGAPRITKDGVSVAKEIELEDKFENMGAQMVKEVASRTNDEAGDGTTTATVLAQAIVKEGMKAVAAGMNPMDLKRGIDLATTKVVDQIKSMAREVADSDEVAQVGTISANGEATIGRQIADAMQKVGNDGVITVEENKGMETEVEVVEGMQFDRGYLSPYFVTNPDKMIAELEDAVILLHEKKLSSLQPMVPLLESVIQSQKPLIIVAEDVEGEALATLVVNKLRGGLKIAAVKAPGFGDRRKAMLQDIAILTGGQVISEDLGMKLENVTMDMLGRAKKVSISKDNTTIVDGAGDKAEIEARVAQIRGQIEETSSDYDREKLQERVAKLAGGVAVIRVGGMTEVEVKERKDRVDDALNATRAAVQEGIVVGGGVALVQAAKVLAGVEGQNADQNAGIAIVRRALEAPLRQIAENAGVDGAVVAGKVRESDDKNFGFNAQTEEYGDMFKFGVIDPAKVTRTALEDAASVAGLLITTEAMVADKPAKDGGAPAMPDMGGMGGMM from the coding sequence ATGGCTGCTAAAGACGTCAAATTCGGCACCGACGCGCGTAACCGTATGCTTAAGGGTGTAAACATCCTTGCAGACGCAGTGAAAGTGACCCTCGGCCCCAAAGGCCGTAACGTAGTTCTGGACAAGTCCTTCGGCGCTCCGCGCATCACCAAAGACGGTGTTTCGGTCGCCAAAGAGATCGAGCTTGAAGACAAGTTCGAGAACATGGGCGCCCAGATGGTGAAAGAAGTTGCTTCGCGCACCAACGACGAAGCAGGTGACGGCACCACCACCGCAACCGTTCTCGCTCAGGCCATCGTCAAAGAAGGCATGAAAGCTGTTGCTGCCGGCATGAACCCGATGGATCTCAAGCGCGGTATCGATCTTGCGACCACCAAGGTCGTCGACCAGATCAAGTCGATGGCTCGTGAAGTTGCAGACTCGGACGAAGTCGCCCAGGTCGGCACCATTTCGGCAAACGGCGAAGCCACCATCGGTCGTCAGATCGCCGATGCTATGCAGAAAGTCGGCAACGACGGCGTCATCACCGTTGAAGAAAACAAGGGTATGGAAACCGAAGTCGAAGTCGTCGAAGGCATGCAGTTCGACCGCGGCTATCTTTCGCCTTACTTCGTCACCAACCCCGACAAGATGATTGCCGAGCTTGAAGACGCTGTGATCCTTCTCCACGAGAAGAAGCTCTCCTCGCTCCAGCCGATGGTTCCGCTGCTCGAGTCGGTGATCCAATCGCAAAAGCCGCTCATCATCGTTGCTGAGGACGTAGAAGGCGAAGCTCTTGCAACGCTCGTCGTCAACAAGCTCCGCGGTGGTCTCAAGATTGCTGCCGTCAAGGCTCCGGGCTTCGGCGATCGCCGCAAGGCCATGCTTCAGGACATCGCCATCCTCACCGGTGGTCAGGTGATCTCGGAAGATCTCGGCATGAAGCTCGAGAACGTCACCATGGACATGCTTGGCCGCGCCAAGAAAGTCTCGATCTCCAAGGACAACACCACCATCGTTGATGGCGCAGGTGACAAGGCCGAGATCGAAGCACGCGTTGCCCAGATCCGTGGCCAGATCGAAGAGACCTCTTCGGACTATGACCGCGAGAAGCTTCAGGAACGTGTTGCCAAGCTCGCTGGCGGCGTCGCTGTCATCCGCGTTGGCGGCATGACCGAAGTCGAAGTCAAAGAGCGTAAGGACCGCGTTGATGACGCTCTGAACGCAACCCGCGCAGCTGTTCAGGAAGGCATCGTCGTCGGCGGTGGTGTTGCTCTGGTTCAGGCCGCAAAGGTTCTCGCTGGTGTTGAAGGTCAGAACGCTGACCAGAACGCAGGTATCGCCATCGTTCGCCGCGCTCTCGAAGCTCCGCTTCGCCAGATCGCCGAGAACGCAGGCGTTGACGGCGCAGTTGTCGCCGGCAAAGTCCGCGAGTCGGATGACAAGAACTTCGGCTTCAACGCTCAGACCGAAGAATATGGCGACATGTTCAAGTTCGGCGTGATCGACCCTGCCAAGGTAACCCGCACTGCTCTCGAAGATGCAGCATCGGTTGCAGGTCTTCTGATCACCACCGAAGCCATGGTTGCAGACAAGCCCGCAAAAGACGGCGGCGCGCCTGCAATGCCCGACATGGGCGGCATGGGCGGCATGATGTAA
- a CDS encoding co-chaperone GroES has translation MAFKPLHDRVLVRRVQSDEKTKGGLIIPDSAKEKPAEGEVVACGEGARKDSGELIAMAVKAGDRVLFGKWSGTEVTVEGEELLIMKESDILGIIA, from the coding sequence ATGGCTTTTAAACCGCTGCATGACCGTGTTCTGGTCCGCCGTGTACAGAGCGACGAAAAGACCAAGGGCGGCCTGATCATCCCCGACAGCGCCAAGGAAAAGCCGGCTGAAGGCGAAGTCGTTGCTTGCGGCGAAGGCGCTCGTAAGGATTCGGGCGAGCTGATCGCAATGGCTGTTAAGGCTGGCGACCGCGTTCTGTTCGGCAAGTGGTCCGGCACCGAAGTCACCGTCGAAGGTGAAGAGCTTCTGATCATGAAAGAAAGCGACATTCTCGGCATCATCGCCTGA
- a CDS encoding manganese-dependent inorganic pyrophosphatase, whose protein sequence is MTTFVFGHKAPDTDSTGAPLIWEWYLNSKGVDAKAKLLGQPNTEAAFVAKKWGFALPEIIADVENDQPVVIVDTNNPAELPANINNADIQAIIDHHKLVGGLETKGPIDITIRPLACTVTVMHDLMGADAETMPDNIKGLMLSCILSDTLEFRSPTTTDTDRALAQKLAAELNLDIAVYASEMFEAKSDVSAFSDAELLRMDSKEYSVEGTKFRVSVLETTAPKIILDRKASLMETSVEVAKEDGVDQVILFVVDILREEATLLVPNDLVKTLAEKSFGATVSGDTVVLLGVMSRKKQIIPALKL, encoded by the coding sequence ATGACCACCTTTGTTTTCGGCCACAAAGCTCCCGACACCGACTCGACCGGCGCTCCGCTGATTTGGGAATGGTATCTCAACTCCAAAGGCGTCGATGCCAAAGCCAAACTGCTTGGCCAGCCGAACACCGAAGCTGCCTTTGTTGCAAAAAAGTGGGGCTTTGCCCTGCCCGAGATCATCGCGGACGTTGAAAACGATCAGCCCGTGGTCATCGTCGACACCAACAACCCCGCCGAACTGCCTGCCAACATCAACAATGCAGACATCCAAGCGATCATCGACCACCACAAGCTGGTTGGCGGCCTTGAAACCAAGGGTCCGATCGACATCACCATCCGCCCCCTCGCCTGCACTGTTACGGTCATGCACGATCTGATGGGCGCTGACGCCGAAACCATGCCCGACAACATCAAGGGTCTGATGCTGTCGTGCATCCTGTCGGATACACTGGAATTCCGCTCACCGACGACGACCGACACCGACCGCGCGCTTGCCCAGAAACTGGCCGCCGAGTTGAACCTCGATATCGCCGTCTATGCGAGCGAGATGTTCGAAGCCAAATCCGATGTTTCGGCTTTCTCGGATGCGGAACTGCTGCGCATGGACTCCAAGGAATATTCCGTAGAGGGCACCAAGTTCCGCGTTTCGGTTCTTGAAACCACCGCACCCAAGATCATCCTCGATCGCAAGGCAAGCCTGATGGAAACCTCGGTCGAAGTGGCCAAGGAAGACGGCGTCGACCAAGTGATCCTCTTCGTAGTCGACATTCTTCGCGAAGAAGCAACCCTGCTCGTTCCGAACGATCTTGTCAAAACGCTCGCCGAAAAGAGCTTTGGCGCGACGGTTTCGGGCGACACGGTTGTGCTTCTGGGCGTCATGTCCCGCAAAAAGCAGATCATTCCTGCACTCAAGCTCTGA
- a CDS encoding TIGR01459 family HAD-type hydrolase — protein MTEIINAFSDISDNYDAAFVDLWGCMHNGIHAYPAAVEAMKSYRARGGKVVLVTNAPRAWNYVAEQITRMGIPPECYDAIATSGDSARVALFTGAIGGKVFFIGQDHDLSFFETPQILENPITVESVPLDEATGILCCGPFDPLADPDVMRPEFLYAKTKGMKLLCANPDIMIDRGEAREWCAGALAQLYTEMGGESLYFGKPHPPIYDLARRRLSALDDAVEAPRIIAIGDGIKTDILGAMGEDIDSLFITGGLAAAETKTKAQPDADALKAYIQTENSNPTYAIGFLR, from the coding sequence ATGACCGAGATTATCAACGCCTTCTCCGACATTTCAGACAACTATGACGCTGCATTCGTCGACCTTTGGGGCTGTATGCATAATGGCATTCACGCCTATCCCGCGGCGGTCGAGGCGATGAAATCCTACCGTGCGCGCGGCGGCAAGGTTGTCCTTGTGACCAATGCGCCGAGAGCATGGAACTATGTCGCCGAGCAAATCACGCGCATGGGCATCCCGCCCGAGTGCTATGACGCTATCGCCACCTCTGGTGACAGCGCACGCGTCGCTCTCTTTACAGGCGCGATCGGCGGCAAGGTGTTCTTTATCGGCCAGGATCACGATCTGAGCTTTTTCGAGACGCCGCAGATCCTTGAAAACCCGATCACGGTCGAAAGCGTTCCCCTCGACGAAGCAACGGGTATTTTGTGCTGTGGCCCGTTTGATCCCCTCGCCGATCCCGATGTCATGCGCCCCGAGTTTCTCTATGCCAAGACCAAAGGGATGAAGCTCCTCTGCGCCAACCCCGACATAATGATCGACCGTGGCGAGGCACGGGAATGGTGCGCAGGCGCACTTGCCCAGCTCTATACCGAAATGGGCGGCGAGAGCCTCTATTTCGGCAAGCCCCATCCACCTATTTACGATCTCGCCCGCCGACGACTTTCCGCGCTGGACGATGCAGTGGAGGCACCCCGCATTATTGCCATCGGCGACGGCATCAAGACCGACATCCTCGGCGCAATGGGCGAGGATATTGATTCCCTCTTTATCACCGGCGGCCTTGCAGCTGCAGAAACCAAGACTAAAGCACAACCCGACGCCGATGCGCTAAAGGCTTATATCCAGACGGAAAACTCAAATCCCACCTATGCGATAGGCTTCTTGCGCTAG
- a CDS encoding MaoC family dehydratase, which yields MLDNAPRGTICIEDIEIGMVRSLRKVVTDRDIELFAEVSTDRNPVHLDDDYARDTIFEGRIAHGMLTAGLVSAVIGEQLPGHGTVYLGQSLKFLGPVRPGDMVLAEVEVTGIDHAKRRVTMDTRCLVNGKKILIGEATVLAPSRKFD from the coding sequence ATGCTGGATAACGCACCCCGTGGCACGATCTGCATCGAGGACATCGAGATCGGTATGGTCCGGTCGCTCCGCAAGGTGGTGACCGACCGCGACATCGAGCTCTTTGCCGAAGTATCGACGGACAGAAACCCCGTTCACCTTGATGATGACTATGCCCGTGATACGATTTTCGAGGGTCGGATCGCGCATGGTATGCTTACCGCCGGTCTTGTCTCTGCGGTCATCGGCGAACAGCTTCCGGGCCATGGCACGGTCTATCTTGGACAATCCCTCAAATTCCTCGGCCCCGTGCGTCCGGGCGACATGGTGCTTGCCGAAGTCGAGGTCACGGGCATCGACCACGCCAAGCGCCGCGTGACGATGGACACCCGCTGTCTCGTCAACGGCAAAAAGATCCTCATCGGCGAGGCCACTGTGCTTGCCCCGAGCCGCAAGTTCGACTGA
- a CDS encoding bifunctional riboflavin kinase/FAD synthetase, with amino-acid sequence MRIVRDTLYMDPADRGAAAVIGNFDGVHLGHQAVLDHARDVAKQDNAKLGVLTFEPHPRQFFAPDAPAFRLMNAEAKANRLAKLGVDVLYEVPFNKALASLSPKEFAQEVIVKRLGLCHVIVGADFCFGKDRAGTTEVLVNLGKELGFGVTIVPLLALDAGEVSSTAIRTALAEGDPQGAAAMLGHLHRIEGTVIRGDQRGRDLGYPTANMSITGLHHPKLGVYAVKVDVLTGPHKGTYGGAASIGVRPMFGDNIPNCETFIFDFKGDLYGAELSVALIEYLRPELKFDSLEALIEQMDKDCARSREILADG; translated from the coding sequence ATGCGTATCGTCCGAGACACTCTTTATATGGATCCCGCCGACCGTGGAGCTGCCGCGGTCATCGGGAATTTCGACGGCGTCCATCTCGGACACCAAGCGGTTCTGGATCACGCCCGTGATGTGGCGAAACAGGACAACGCCAAGCTGGGCGTTCTGACCTTCGAACCTCACCCCCGCCAGTTTTTCGCACCTGACGCCCCTGCCTTCCGTTTGATGAATGCAGAGGCCAAGGCGAACCGTTTGGCGAAACTCGGGGTGGATGTGCTCTACGAGGTGCCCTTCAACAAGGCACTGGCGAGCCTTTCGCCCAAGGAATTCGCGCAGGAAGTCATCGTCAAACGTCTAGGACTTTGCCATGTGATCGTCGGCGCCGACTTTTGTTTCGGCAAAGACCGCGCGGGCACGACCGAGGTTCTCGTCAATCTTGGCAAAGAACTCGGCTTTGGTGTGACGATCGTTCCGCTTCTGGCGCTCGACGCGGGAGAGGTCTCCTCTACGGCGATCCGCACCGCACTTGCCGAAGGAGACCCCCAAGGCGCAGCCGCGATGCTCGGCCACCTTCACCGCATCGAAGGCACGGTCATCCGCGGTGACCAGCGCGGGCGCGATTTGGGGTATCCTACAGCGAATATGTCGATAACGGGACTGCATCACCCCAAATTGGGTGTCTATGCGGTCAAGGTCGATGTGCTCACCGGCCCGCACAAGGGCACGTATGGTGGGGCGGCCTCGATCGGCGTGCGCCCCATGTTCGGCGACAACATCCCGAATTGCGAAACATTCATCTTCGATTTCAAAGGCGATCTTTACGGCGCAGAGCTTTCGGTTGCTTTGATCGAATACCTGCGTCCCGAACTCAAGTTCGACAGCCTCGAAGCGCTGATCGAGCAAATGGACAAGGACTGCGCCCGCTCCCGCGAGATCCTCGCGGATGGCTGA
- a CDS encoding YcgN family cysteine cluster protein: MAEIDRNGLRERFWANVPMDKMTQKEWEALCDGCGKCCLNKLEDEETGEVVLTRVACRLLDDSTCLCSQYPIRHQFVPECIVMSPKTIAENMYWLPQTCAYRLVTEGRDLYHWHPLISGDPMSVHEAGVSMRGLTVPEFEVDDDDWENHIIEEPT; the protein is encoded by the coding sequence ATGGCTGAGATCGACCGAAACGGCCTTCGCGAGCGGTTCTGGGCCAATGTCCCGATGGACAAGATGACCCAGAAAGAATGGGAAGCGCTCTGCGACGGCTGCGGAAAATGCTGTCTCAACAAACTTGAAGACGAGGAGACGGGCGAAGTCGTTCTTACCCGCGTGGCCTGTCGCCTTCTGGACGACTCGACCTGCCTTTGCAGCCAATACCCGATCCGTCACCAATTCGTCCCCGAATGTATCGTCATGTCACCAAAGACGATTGCCGAGAACATGTATTGGCTCCCCCAGACCTGTGCCTATCGTTTGGTGACAGAGGGGCGGGACCTCTATCACTGGCATCCGCTCATTTCCGGCGATCCCATGTCGGTTCACGAGGCTGGTGTGTCGATGCGCGGCTTGACCGTGCCCGAGTTCGAAGTCGACGATGACGACTGGGAAAACCACATTATCGAGGAGCCGACCTGA
- a CDS encoding low specificity L-threonine aldolase: MFFASDNTSPAHPSVLAALARANEGYAKSYGTDAIMDRVRDQIRDLFEAPEASVYLVATGSAANALAVSILCQPWETIYCHRNAHIEEDECGAPEFYTNGAKLTLLEGKDAKIDIEELRKAIHFTARAGVHNVQKGALSITNVTEQGTVYHPSEIAALTALAHEHGIPCHLDGARFANAIVATGATPAEMTWKAGIDVLSFGGTKNGLMGVEAVVIFNPKRAWEFELRRKRGGHLFSKHRYLSAQMEAYLADGLWLDMAREANRTGALLSQGIVKAGATLLHPTDANCVFAKWPRGKHQSLIDGGANYYFWPFDQDIEGPLDVDLSARLVTSWCTTDEDVECFLSLMNG, translated from the coding sequence ATGTTCTTTGCGTCCGACAACACGAGCCCTGCCCACCCGAGCGTGCTGGCGGCTCTGGCACGCGCCAACGAAGGCTATGCCAAATCCTATGGAACGGACGCAATCATGGATCGGGTGCGCGATCAAATCCGCGACCTGTTCGAAGCCCCCGAAGCCTCCGTCTATCTCGTTGCAACAGGCTCGGCCGCGAATGCTCTTGCCGTGTCGATCCTCTGCCAGCCTTGGGAGACGATCTATTGCCACCGCAACGCCCATATCGAAGAAGACGAATGTGGTGCGCCGGAATTCTACACCAATGGCGCCAAGCTCACGCTGCTCGAAGGCAAAGACGCAAAGATCGACATCGAAGAGCTGCGCAAGGCGATCCACTTTACCGCGCGCGCTGGCGTCCACAACGTTCAAAAAGGTGCACTCTCGATCACAAATGTGACCGAACAAGGCACAGTCTATCACCCCTCCGAAATTGCGGCTTTGACCGCTCTTGCGCACGAGCACGGTATCCCCTGTCATCTCGATGGGGCACGCTTTGCCAATGCGATCGTCGCAACAGGGGCCACCCCTGCGGAGATGACGTGGAAAGCGGGTATCGACGTGCTCTCCTTCGGCGGCACCAAGAATGGCTTGATGGGCGTCGAAGCCGTGGTGATTTTCAATCCCAAGCGCGCGTGGGAGTTCGAACTGCGCCGCAAACGCGGCGGGCATCTATTCTCCAAGCACCGCTATCTTTCGGCACAAATGGAGGCCTATCTCGCTGATGGTCTTTGGCTTGATATGGCACGCGAGGCGAACCGCACGGGCGCTCTGTTGTCCCAAGGGATCGTGAAAGCAGGGGCGACGCTTCTGCATCCCACGGATGCCAATTGCGTCTTCGCGAAATGGCCTCGCGGGAAGCATCAAAGCCTCATCGACGGTGGCGCAAACTATTACTTCTGGCCGTTCGATCAAGACATCGAAGGACCCTTAGATGTGGACCTTTCGGCGCGCCTTGTGACAAGCTGGTGCACCACGGACGAAGATGTAGAGTGCTTCCTGTCGCTTATGAACGGCTGA